From Pseudomonas putida, one genomic window encodes:
- a CDS encoding DUF3182 family protein — translation MPMPSTCESKAGVVLLDTREHTPEHEHTVHLKLAEGLAELLGCTRVTPDKPPNAADHYYYLPTETLIDPQRYAHLGIRTEHDLFGGLVSHPYMATKAISHPLPANATFPVGWTDDFARQASDALLCGYTVFSKADARRAAQLLLRDRAVRLKPVLACAGRGQQVIVELDELEPLLANIDDQDLALWGLVLEEDLSEVETFSVGQVRVAGLTCSYFGTQQLTLDHQGTEVYGGSDLVVVRGDYHALLQLPLEDHLRLAVNQALTYEHAAEQHFPGFIASRRNYDIARGKNHEGHVRSGVLEQSWRLGGASSAELLALQAFADDPALQRVHASTHEIFGTPNLPTDATLFYQGNDSELGQFCKYARIREHGHSE, via the coding sequence ATGCCCATGCCCAGCACCTGCGAATCAAAAGCGGGGGTCGTCCTCCTCGATACTCGCGAGCACACTCCAGAGCACGAACACACAGTGCACCTGAAGCTGGCTGAGGGCCTGGCCGAGCTTCTGGGATGCACGCGAGTGACCCCTGACAAGCCCCCCAACGCGGCCGACCACTATTATTACCTCCCCACAGAAACCCTCATCGATCCGCAACGCTATGCCCACCTGGGCATCCGCACTGAACATGACCTGTTCGGTGGCTTGGTCAGCCACCCTTATATGGCAACCAAGGCGATCTCCCATCCTTTGCCTGCCAATGCCACCTTCCCCGTAGGCTGGACTGACGACTTCGCCCGCCAGGCCAGCGATGCGCTGCTGTGTGGTTACACCGTATTCAGCAAGGCCGATGCCCGGCGAGCCGCACAGCTACTGCTGCGGGATCGCGCAGTACGGCTCAAACCCGTGCTGGCTTGCGCGGGGCGCGGCCAACAGGTGATCGTTGAACTGGATGAACTGGAGCCCTTGCTGGCCAACATTGACGATCAGGACCTGGCGTTGTGGGGGCTGGTGCTGGAGGAAGACCTCAGTGAAGTCGAAACTTTCAGCGTCGGCCAAGTGCGTGTCGCCGGCCTGACCTGCAGCTACTTCGGCACCCAGCAACTGACCCTGGACCACCAAGGCACCGAGGTTTACGGAGGTTCCGATCTGGTGGTGGTGCGCGGCGACTATCATGCCTTGTTGCAACTACCGCTGGAGGACCACCTGCGCCTTGCCGTCAACCAGGCCCTGACCTATGAGCATGCGGCCGAGCAGCACTTCCCTGGCTTCATCGCCTCCCGGCGCAACTACGACATCGCCCGCGGCAAAAACCATGAGGGCCATGTGCGCAGTGGCGTGCTCGAACAATCGTGGCGTCTGGGCGGCGCCAGCAGCGCAGAGCTACTGGCCCTACAGGCCTTTGCCGATGACCCGGCACTGCAACGGGTGCATGCCTCCACCCACGAAATATTCGGCACGCCCAACCTTCCCACTGACGCCACCCTCTTCTATCAAGGAAACGACAGTGAACTCGGACAATTCTGCAAATACGCGCGGATTCGCGAGCATGGCCATTCTGAGTGA
- a CDS encoding aminopeptidase P family protein: protein MNVQTTHEQSVPERLMRVREVMARDGIDALLVPSADPHLSEYLPGYWQGRRWLSGFDGSVGTLVVTADFAGVWADSRYWEQALKELAGSGIELMKLLPGKPGALEWLGDNVRAEGAVAVDGAVMALASARQLEERLKSRDIRLLTHQDLLAEVWEGRPALPGNPVYQHLPPHATVSRSQKLAQLRRTMEEKGADWHFIATLDDIAWLFNLRGSDVSYNPVFVSFALISQQQATLFVGAGKVDEHLRQVLEADGIEVRDYSQVGEALSAIPAGCRLLVDPARVTCGLLKNLGPQVSLIEGLNPTTLSKSRKGEEELVHIRRVMEQDGAALCEFFAWFEASQGKEAITELTIDEKLSAARARRPDFVSLSFSTIAAFNANGAMPHYRATEQSHAVIEGNGLLLIDSGGQYLGGTTDITRMVPVGTPSIEQKQDCTRVLKGMIALSRATFPRGILSPLLDAIARAPIWADQVDYGHGTGHGVGYFMNVHEGPQVIAYQAATTPQTAMQEGMISSIEPGTYRPGAWGVRIENLVVNRASGKSAFGDFLTFETLTLCPIDTRCLLTESLTQDELAWLNGYHATVRERLAPLLSGDGLAWLEARTAAL, encoded by the coding sequence ATGAACGTTCAAACCACCCATGAGCAGAGTGTGCCCGAGCGCCTGATGCGCGTGCGCGAGGTAATGGCCAGGGATGGGATTGATGCCCTGCTGGTGCCCTCTGCCGACCCGCACCTTTCTGAGTATCTACCGGGCTACTGGCAGGGGCGGCGGTGGCTGTCGGGCTTCGATGGCTCGGTGGGTACGTTGGTTGTCACTGCGGATTTCGCCGGCGTGTGGGCCGATAGCCGTTACTGGGAACAAGCCCTCAAGGAGTTGGCAGGTAGCGGCATCGAACTCATGAAGCTGCTGCCGGGTAAGCCGGGTGCATTGGAGTGGCTGGGCGACAATGTCCGGGCCGAAGGCGCAGTGGCCGTGGACGGGGCGGTCATGGCCCTGGCGTCTGCGCGCCAGCTCGAGGAACGTCTCAAGAGCAGGGACATTCGCTTGCTAACCCATCAGGATTTGCTGGCCGAAGTTTGGGAAGGGCGCCCTGCGCTGCCAGGTAACCCGGTGTATCAGCACTTGCCGCCTCACGCCACTGTCAGTCGGTCGCAAAAACTTGCCCAGTTGCGCCGCACCATGGAAGAGAAGGGCGCAGACTGGCACTTCATCGCGACCCTGGATGACATCGCCTGGTTGTTCAATTTGCGTGGTAGTGATGTCTCCTACAACCCGGTATTCGTTTCCTTCGCATTGATCAGCCAACAGCAGGCCACTTTGTTCGTCGGTGCTGGAAAGGTTGATGAGCATTTGCGCCAAGTACTGGAAGCCGATGGTATCGAGGTGCGTGATTATTCGCAGGTTGGCGAGGCGCTGTCAGCGATACCTGCCGGCTGCCGGCTTTTGGTCGACCCTGCGCGCGTGACGTGTGGCCTGCTCAAGAACCTGGGCCCGCAGGTGTCGCTGATTGAGGGGTTGAACCCGACGACGTTGAGCAAATCACGCAAGGGTGAAGAGGAGCTGGTGCACATCCGCCGCGTCATGGAGCAGGATGGCGCAGCTTTGTGCGAGTTCTTCGCTTGGTTTGAAGCGAGTCAGGGAAAGGAGGCCATCACCGAACTGACCATCGATGAGAAATTGAGTGCTGCACGTGCACGGCGCCCCGATTTTGTCTCGCTGAGCTTCTCTACCATTGCTGCCTTCAACGCCAATGGTGCAATGCCCCATTACCGTGCCACGGAGCAATCTCACGCAGTTATTGAAGGTAACGGTTTGCTGCTGATCGACTCGGGAGGACAGTATCTGGGGGGTACCACCGACATCACGCGGATGGTGCCGGTCGGCACGCCAAGCATTGAGCAGAAACAGGATTGCACCCGGGTGCTCAAGGGCATGATCGCTCTGTCGCGCGCCACGTTCCCGCGCGGTATTCTGTCGCCACTGCTCGATGCTATCGCAAGGGCACCGATTTGGGCGGATCAGGTCGACTATGGCCATGGCACTGGCCACGGTGTCGGCTATTTCATGAATGTGCATGAAGGGCCGCAGGTCATTGCGTATCAGGCTGCAACCACACCGCAGACCGCCATGCAGGAGGGGATGATCAGCTCCATCGAGCCTGGGACCTATCGCCCTGGGGCTTGGGGTGTGCGCATCGAGAACCTGGTGGTCAACCGTGCATCGGGCAAAAGCGCGTTCGGGGATTTTCTCACTTTCGAGACCCTGACGTTATGCCCTATCGATACGCGTTGCCTGCTCACCGAGTCCCTCACCCAGGATGAACTCGCTTGGCTCAACGGCTACCACGCGACGGTCCGCGAGCGCCTTGCTCCCCTGCTGTCAGGCGATGGGTTGGCCTGGCTTGAGGCGCGAACAGCAGCTTTGTAA
- a CDS encoding helix-turn-helix domain-containing protein: MHKDSAHRASVLQHVSLNVRGLRNAVGMSQSALAERSGVSRRMLVAIEAGDKNVSLTTLDLIAEALGVAFSRLIQAPDQRDTSRIDELAWAGEHPQSKAVLLASSAARREVEIWEWTLAPGECYTSEADAEGWSEQIYVAEGQLTLIIEQTEHCLHVGQFHVFPSNCLYAYRNDGDVPTRFVRNVVI, translated from the coding sequence GTGCACAAAGATTCCGCGCACCGTGCTTCGGTGCTGCAGCATGTGAGCCTCAACGTTCGTGGCCTGCGCAATGCAGTGGGGATGAGCCAGAGTGCCTTGGCCGAGCGCTCAGGGGTCAGCCGGCGCATGCTGGTGGCGATCGAGGCCGGTGACAAGAACGTCAGCCTGACGACGCTCGACCTGATAGCCGAAGCGTTGGGGGTCGCCTTCAGCCGGCTGATCCAGGCGCCCGACCAGCGCGATACCAGCCGCATCGACGAGCTGGCCTGGGCCGGTGAGCATCCCCAGAGCAAAGCGGTGCTCCTGGCCAGCAGCGCCGCGCGGCGAGAGGTGGAGATCTGGGAGTGGACGCTGGCGCCGGGTGAGTGCTACACCAGTGAAGCCGATGCCGAGGGCTGGAGCGAACAGATCTATGTGGCCGAAGGGCAACTGACCCTGATCATTGAGCAGACCGAACACTGCCTGCACGTGGGCCAGTTTCACGTGTTCCCCAGTAACTGCCTGTACGCCTACCGCAACGATGGTGACGTGCCGACGCGTTTCGTACGCAATGTGGTGATTTGA
- a CDS encoding DMT family transporter, translating to MSQPMNRQQTTVSLRLSKAEVVLVFITMLWGGTFLLVHNVMTVSGPMFFVGLRFAAAALFVGLVSVRALPGLTFTEMKAGVLIGATIMLGYGLQTMGLQTISSSQSAFITALYVPFVPLLQWLVLGRRPGLMPSLGICLAFLGLMLLAGPEGGSLHFSEGEVVTLVSAVAIAAEIILISRYAGQVDVRRVTVVQLATASLLSFLMIVPTQEPIPDFSWLLLLSALGLGAMSAVIQVAMNWAQKSVSPTRATLIYAGEPVWAGIVGRLAGERLPGVALLGGLLIVIAVVVSELKVRRHRPASEALELEGEREGGL from the coding sequence ATGAGCCAACCGATGAACCGCCAGCAAACCACCGTCTCCTTGCGCCTGAGCAAAGCCGAGGTGGTACTGGTGTTCATCACCATGCTGTGGGGCGGCACCTTCTTGCTGGTGCACAACGTCATGACCGTGAGTGGCCCTATGTTCTTCGTCGGCCTGAGGTTCGCTGCAGCGGCCTTGTTCGTGGGGCTCGTCTCGGTACGCGCGCTGCCTGGGCTGACATTCACCGAAATGAAGGCTGGCGTGCTGATCGGCGCGACCATCATGCTGGGTTATGGTTTGCAAACCATGGGCCTGCAAACCATCAGCAGCAGCCAGTCGGCCTTTATTACTGCACTGTATGTTCCCTTCGTACCGCTGTTGCAATGGCTGGTGCTTGGCCGCCGTCCAGGGCTCATGCCAAGCCTGGGTATCTGCCTGGCGTTCCTCGGCCTGATGCTGCTCGCTGGCCCCGAAGGCGGGTCCCTGCATTTCAGCGAGGGTGAAGTGGTGACATTGGTGAGTGCCGTGGCCATCGCCGCTGAGATCATTCTGATCAGCCGGTATGCCGGACAGGTCGATGTGCGCCGCGTCACCGTTGTGCAACTGGCCACCGCCTCGCTGCTCTCGTTCCTGATGATCGTACCGACGCAGGAGCCCATCCCCGACTTTTCCTGGCTGTTGCTGCTCAGCGCACTGGGCCTGGGCGCCATGAGTGCCGTGATCCAGGTGGCGATGAACTGGGCGCAAAAATCAGTATCGCCTACCCGCGCCACCCTGATCTACGCCGGCGAGCCGGTGTGGGCCGGGATCGTCGGCCGCCTCGCCGGCGAGCGTCTGCCCGGGGTGGCCTTGCTCGGCGGGCTGCTGATCGTCATCGCCGTGGTGGTGAGCGAACTCAAAGTTCGACGCCATCGCCCGGCCAGCGAAGCGCTCGAGCTGGAGGGCGAACGCGAAGGCGGCCTGTAA
- a CDS encoding alpha/beta hydrolase family protein — protein MAILSETIELQVEDESITGTLVSPGSKMPGILFVHGWGGSQQRDLARARHITGLGCVCMTFDLRGHEKTESQRLTVTREQNLKDLLAAYDRLVSHPAVDSSAIAVIGSSYGGYLATLLTLQRSVKWLALRVPALYWDEEWDTPKQTLDRQRLNAYRQRLLGPSDNRALAACAQFAGDVLLVESEQDDYVPHTTLMSYRSAFISAHSLTHRIVDGADHALSSEESQKAYSSILASWVSEMVTGARLDRYPHYAPWYA, from the coding sequence ATGGCCATTCTGAGTGAAACCATCGAGCTGCAGGTCGAGGATGAAAGCATTACCGGCACTCTGGTCAGCCCCGGCAGCAAGATGCCCGGCATCCTTTTCGTACATGGTTGGGGCGGCAGCCAGCAACGCGACCTTGCCCGGGCCCGGCACATCACCGGCTTGGGATGTGTCTGCATGACCTTTGACCTGCGCGGTCACGAAAAAACCGAAAGCCAGCGCCTCACCGTAACCCGCGAACAGAATCTCAAAGACCTGCTGGCAGCTTACGATCGCCTGGTCAGCCATCCCGCCGTAGACAGCAGCGCCATAGCCGTCATTGGCAGCAGCTACGGTGGTTATCTGGCCACCCTGCTGACACTGCAACGGTCAGTGAAATGGCTGGCCCTACGCGTACCCGCATTGTACTGGGACGAGGAATGGGACACGCCCAAACAAACGCTGGACCGTCAACGCCTGAATGCCTACCGCCAACGCCTGCTCGGCCCCAGTGACAATCGTGCACTGGCCGCTTGCGCGCAGTTCGCGGGTGACGTGCTGCTGGTGGAGTCTGAACAGGATGACTATGTGCCGCACACCACGCTGATGAGCTATCGCTCGGCCTTCATCAGCGCCCATTCACTGACCCACCGCATAGTCGATGGTGCCGACCACGCACTATCGAGTGAAGAAAGCCAAAAAGCCTACAGTTCGATCCTCGCTTCGTGGGTCAGCGAGATGGTGACGGGTGCACGCCTGGACCGCTATCCCCACTACGCCCCCTGGTATGCCTGA